In Rhodovulum sulfidophilum DSM 1374, the following are encoded in one genomic region:
- a CDS encoding HPr kinase/phosphorylase, whose product MPERSATAMPDASSCILHASTVAHRGRAVLIRGASGAGKSALALQLMALGAELVADDRTIVTRTGSGLLASAPEAIRGLIEARCVGLLRAEAVASAPVVLAVDLDTSETERLPPARVTEILGETLPLLRRVDRPYFAAAILQYLIAGPSD is encoded by the coding sequence TTGCCGGAGAGATCCGCGACCGCCATGCCCGATGCGTCAAGCTGTATCCTTCATGCCAGTACCGTGGCCCATCGGGGCCGGGCCGTGCTGATCCGCGGCGCCTCGGGCGCAGGCAAGTCGGCGCTGGCGTTGCAGCTGATGGCCCTGGGGGCAGAGCTCGTCGCCGACGACCGCACCATCGTGACCCGAACCGGAAGCGGGCTTCTTGCCTCGGCGCCCGAGGCGATTCGCGGGCTGATCGAGGCCCGGTGCGTCGGGTTGCTGCGCGCCGAGGCGGTCGCCTCCGCGCCTGTGGTGCTGGCGGTCGATCTCGACACTTCCGAAACCGAGCGGCTGCCGCCGGCCCGCGTGACCGAGATCCTCGGAGAGACGCTGCCCTTGCTTCGCCGGGTGGATCGGCCATATTTTGCCGCAGCCATCCTGCAATACCTTATCGCCGGACCAAGCGACTGA